The Montipora foliosa isolate CH-2021 chromosome 14, ASM3666993v2, whole genome shotgun sequence genome window below encodes:
- the LOC137984431 gene encoding nuclear receptor corepressor 2-like translates to MEDLIEDPVKEERERRRRAIEKWTKESNDKFSAGLATQGKRIRKLANPLPDITVADCVEHYYMAKPFHFDFEEWRAQEEIKEKRSLALSREKQETGLSPETEQSCDSTKPQTCASNNKDQRVQDGSDASLETKEKVEPKATEEAVVIEMNDEPDGVFALQ, encoded by the exons ATCTCATTGAAGACCCAGTAAAGGAGGAGAGAGAACGAAGGCGCAGGGCTATTGAAAAATGGACGAAAGAGAGCAACGACAAATTTTCTGCAGG GTTAGCCACACAAGGGAAAAGAATTCGGAAACTCGCGAATCCTCTTCCTGATATA ACTGTAGCAGACTGTGTGGAACATTATTACATGGCAAAACCGTTTCATTTCGATTTCGAAGAG TGGCGAGCACAAGAAGAGATCAAGGAAAAGAGATCGCTAGCTTTGTCACGGGAAAAACAGGAAACCGGTTTATCACCGGAGACTGAGCAATCCTGTGATTCAACAAAGCCTCAAACATGCGCAAGCAACAACAAGGATCAACGAGTACAAGATGGTTCAGATGCAAGCTTGGAAACAAAGGAGAAAGTTGAACCGAAAGCCACTGAGGAGGCTGTTGTCATAGAAATGAACGATGAACCCGATGGTGTTTTTGCATTGCAATAA
- the LOC137984620 gene encoding 2',5'-phosphodiesterase 12-like — protein sequence MLEKAYSVTFLTNRVCFFRYLVTKMPMAVVRSVEEEEDITISFSYGGKQRKMQRSKGEILYKALTRIELSLKKKTKHVRKDESCKESADNEDKRATLWYKGEQVCPSLANHHAWKDGSTLKIGSQSFRVQVNPPSILSLTLPDNIMSDFPVMPSLNLEFADKQYCVYTWYKSTNHSEEQASSVPPTACEVLNWEKVGSEFLYTPSIVDVGCFLKLTCAAGNESRVSELTSDVTSSVTVAAGPGYCPFDARHMYTKKPTADNHTFRVVSYNILADTYSKDEFAQTMLFPYCPPYALDISYRQQLLLKEILGYRADVICLQECGSKLFKHNLRPALETMGFECLLKCKGGEVPEGEATFFRKSKFSLVSQHDIILNEAVLVDPAHEVLLDHVTAMPILLQTLQKRNTIVQLSILKVTNIENQYLCVANTHLYFKPSYPHIRLLQGSIILNHARKVISQFFSGAFGTSINSLGNVKDGIDNVSCHEMNDTMNCQPLVAFLLCGDFNSSPRSGLVELLTSGHIAATHRDWVFCEDKEEHCTTLSLSHDFSLFSACGFPPFTNYTGGFKGTLDYIFADKNYLEVESVIPLPSEDELSLHLALPSVVLPSDHLALVCDLRWKQKL from the coding sequence ATGTTAGAAAAGGCATATTCGGTCACTTTCCTGACTAATAGGGTTTGTTTCTTTCGTTATCTCGTCACGAAGATGCCTATGGCAGTTGTAAGAAGtgttgaagaagaagaagatataACGATTTCTTTCAGTTATGGAGGGAAGCAGCGAAAAATGCAGCGGAGTAAAGGCGAGATATTGTATAAAGCGTTAACGAGAATTGAGCTGTCTTTGAAGAAGAAAACGAAACATGTGAGGAAAGACGAAAGCTGTAAAGAGAGTGCCGATAACGAAGATAAGAGGGCGACCCTCTGGTATAAAGGTGAACAAGTATGCCCCAGTCTTGCTAATCACCATGCATGGAAAGATGGTTCAACTTTAAAGATTGGTTCTCAGTCTTTTAGGGTGCAAGTTAATCCTCCTTCAATCTTGTCTTTGACTCTTCCCGACAATATTATGTCTGATTTTCCAGTGATGCCATCTTTGAATCTGGAATTTGCGGATAAACAATACTGCGTTTACACTTGGtacaaatcaaccaatcacagtgaaGAACAAGCAAGTTCAGTACCACCCACTGCATGTGAAGTATTGAATTGGGAGAAGGTTGGCAGTGAGTTTTTGTACACTCCATCCATAGTAGATGTTGGATGTTTTCTAAAACTAACTTGTGCAGCAGGAAACGAATCAAGAGTAAGTGAGTTGACATCAGATGTCACAAGCTCTGTTACAGTAGCAGCAGGACCTGGGTATTGTCCTTTCGATGCTCGTCACATGTACACCAAGAAACCAACTGCTGACAACCACACATTCAGAGTTGTTTCATATAACATCCTGGCTGATACGTATTCCAAGGATGAGTTTGCCCAGACCATGTTGTTTCCATATTGTCCACCATATGCTTTGGATATCAGCTATCGGCAACAGTTGCTCCTCAAGGAAATTCTGGGGTACAGGGCTGATGTTATTTGTCTTCAAGAATGTGGTTCTAAACTATTCAAGCATAATCTTCGCCCAGCCCTTGAAACAATGGGCTTTGAATGTTTGCTCAAATGTAAAGGTGGTGAGGTTCCAGAAGGGGAAGCAACTTTTTTTCgaaaaagtaaattttcctTGGTAAGCCAACATGACATTATTCTCAATGAAGCCGTCCTGGTGGATCCAGCGCATGAGGTATTATTAGATCATGTGACTGCCATGCCAATTTTACTGCAAACTCTACAAAAGAGAAATACAATTGTCCAGTTATCCATTCTCAAGGTAACTAATATTGAGAACCAGTATCTCTGTGTAGCTAACACTCATCTCTACTTCAAACCAAGCTATCCTCATATACGCTTGCTCCAGGGATCCATTATTTTGAATCATGCCAGAAAGGTAATTTCACAGTTTTTCTCAGGGGCTTTTGGAACCAGTATCAACTCTCTGGGAAATGTCAAAGATGGCATTGACAATGTTTCATGTCATGAAATGAATGATACAATGAACTGTCAGCCTCTAGTGGCTTTCTTACTCTGTGGTGATTTTAACAGTAGTCCGAGATCTGGTCTTGTAGAGCTCCTCACATCTGGCCACATTGCGGCGACACACCGTGACTGGGTATTTTGTGAAGACAAGGAGGAACATTGTACAACTTTGTCACTTAGCCATGATTTTAGTCTGTTCTCTGCTTGTGGTTTTCCTCCTTTCACAAACTATACAGGGGGATTTAAGGGAACACTAGATTATATTTTTGCTGACAAAAATTACCTGGAAGTTGAATCAGTTATTCCTCTTCCAAGTGAAGATGAGCTTTCCCTTCATTTAGCTTTGCCCTCTGTTGTTCTACCTTCAGATCATTTAGCTTTGGTTTGTGATCTAAGGTGGAAGCAGAAattgtaa